A region of Piscinibacter gummiphilus DNA encodes the following proteins:
- a CDS encoding DUF3309 family protein yields the protein MTLGTILLIVLILMLIGALPSWPHSRSWGYGPTGGVGLVLVIVIVLLLLGRI from the coding sequence ATGACCTTGGGTACCATTTTGCTGATCGTGCTGATCCTGATGCTGATCGGGGCGCTGCCGAGCTGGCCGCACAGCCGCAGCTGGGGCTACGGTCCCACCGGCGGTGTCGGGCTGGTGCTGGTGATCGTGATCGTGCTGCTGCTGCTCGGCAGGATCTAG
- a CDS encoding chemotaxis protein CheW: MSPAITLDDTPFEPSSGASSPATTAGTLANGSEFLTFKLGGEDYGLDLLRVQEIRSFEEPTRIANAPAGVLGVLDLRGVIVPVVDLRVHLGFPQAPRDGNTVVIVLAITGRVVGVVVDGVSDVIAIGPKQLRPAPEFNARLERRHVMAIGAVDRRMLILVDIDALLGEPSLGLLSV, from the coding sequence ATGTCTCCAGCGATCACCCTCGACGACACCCCGTTCGAGCCCTCCTCCGGCGCCAGCAGCCCGGCCACCACGGCGGGCACGCTGGCCAACGGGTCGGAGTTCCTGACCTTCAAGCTCGGTGGCGAGGACTACGGCCTGGACCTGCTGCGCGTGCAGGAGATCCGCTCGTTCGAGGAGCCCACCCGCATCGCGAACGCCCCGGCGGGCGTGCTGGGCGTGCTCGACCTGCGCGGCGTGATCGTCCCCGTGGTGGACCTGCGGGTGCACCTCGGTTTCCCGCAGGCGCCCCGCGACGGCAACACCGTCGTGATCGTGCTGGCCATCACCGGCCGCGTGGTGGGCGTGGTGGTGGACGGCGTGTCCGACGTGATCGCCATCGGCCCGAAGCAGCTGCGCCCGGCCCCCGAGTTCAACGCCCGCCTCGAGCGGCGCCACGTGATGGCCATCGGTGCGGTGGACCGCCGCATGCTGATCCTCGTCGACATCGACGCCCTGCTCGGCGAACCGTCGCTCGGCCTCCTGTCCGTGTAG